One part of the Quercus lobata isolate SW786 chromosome 7, ValleyOak3.0 Primary Assembly, whole genome shotgun sequence genome encodes these proteins:
- the LOC115951353 gene encoding UDP-glycosyltransferase 73C3-like, with protein sequence MASQSQIHQLHFLLIPLMSQSHLIPFTEMAKLFAHHGVKVTIVLTPLNAARFNTILEQAKASNLNIEFVSLRFPGQEAGLPEGCENLDALPSLNLLLQFFAACNMLQKPLEKWLEELESLPNCIISDICLPWTTEIGLNFKIPRLVFHTTSCFCLLCSQNISCSKVLEGVTSESQTFLVPNMPDRIEFTKAQLPEVTTKSLDEFTNFVNQFKVAELSAQGIVVNTFEELEPRYVEEYQKVVKKIWCIGPLSLCDKAISDKFERGNKTSIDERNCLRWLDSMKPNSVIYVCFGSLCEMLASQLVELALALESSNYPFIWVIKRGKYSEELENWLVEENFEEKIKGRGLIIRGWAPQVQILSHLATGGFLTHCGWNSTLEGISAGVPMITWPMFAEQFYNEKLLVLVLRIGVRVGAKTSVNFGEEKDKVLVRSEDVKKAIEQLMGKGEEAEEKRERARKLGGIAKKSVEERGSSYLNVKSLFQHISENKSIIG encoded by the coding sequence ATGGCCTCACAGTCACAAATTCACCAGCTTCACTTCCTTCTTATCCCTTTAATGTCCCAAAGCCATCTCATCCCTTTCACTGAAATGGCCAAACTCTTTGCACACCATGGcgtaaaagttaccattgtccTCACACCCCTTAATGCAGCTCGGTTCAACACAATCCTTGAACAAGCAAAAGCCTCAAACCTCAACATTGAATTTGTTTCACTTCGTTTTCCTGGCCAAGAAGCTGGATTGCCTGAAGGATGTGAAAACTTGGACGCCCTCCCTTCTCTCAACTTATTACTACAATTTTTTGCAGCATGCAACATGCTACAAAAGCCGCTAGAAAAGTGGCTAGAAGAGTTAGAATCTTTGCCTAACTGCATTATTTCTGATATATGTCTTCCTTGGACCACAGAGATTGGCCTCAATTTCAAGATTCCGAGGCTTGTCTTCCATACAACATCTTGCTTCTGTCTATTATGTTCTCAGAACATATCTTGCTCTAAGGTGCTCGAAGGAGTCACATCTGAATCCCAGACATTTTTGGTGCCCAACATGCCAGATAGGATTGAATTCACTAAAGCCCAGCTACCTGAAGTAACGACAAAAAGTTTGGATGAATTCACAAATTTTGTGAACCAATTTAAAGTGGCTGAGCTATCGGCACAAGGGATAGTGGTTAACACATTTGAAGAGTTAGAGCCAAGGTACGTGGAAGAATACCAGAAAGTGGTGAAGAAAATTTGGTGCATAGGGCCGCTATCTTTATGTGACAAAGCGATATCTGATAAGTTTGAAAGAGGGAACAAGACCTCTATTGATGAGCGCAATTGCTTGAGATGGCTAGATTCAATGAAGCCCAACTCTGTCATTTATGTTTGCTTTGGAAGTCTTTGTGAAATGTTGGCATCACAATTAGTGGAGCTTGCTTTGGCCTTAGAATCATCCAACTATCCGTTCATTTGGGTTATTAAAAGGGGAAAGTATTCCGAAGAATTAGAAAATTGGTTAgttgaagaaaattttgaagagaaGATTAAAGGGAGAGGTCTTATAATTCGAGGATGGGCACCACAAGTTCAAATACTATCCCATTTAGCAACCGGAGGGTTCTTAACGCATTGTGGTTGGAATTCTACACTAGAAGGAATAAGTGCAGGCGTGCCTATGATAACATGGCCTATGTTTGCTGAGCAGTTCTACAATGAAAAGTTACTTGTTCTAGTGTTGAGGATTGGTGTGAGGGTGGGAGCTAAGACTTCTGTTAACTTTGGGGAAGAGAAGGATAAGGTGTTGGTGAGGAGTGAGGATGTGAAGAAGGCAATAGAACAGTTGATGGGTAAAGGAGAAGAAgcagaagagaaaagagagagagctagaAAGCTTGGAGGAATAGCTAAGAAATCAGTTGAAGAAAGGGGATCTTCTTACTTGAATGTGAAGTCGTTGTTCCAACATATATCAGAGAACAAGTCAATCATCGGGTGA
- the LOC115954020 gene encoding UDP-glycosyltransferase 73C4-like, with amino-acid sequence MASQSQIPQLHFLLVPLMSQSHLIPFTEMAKLLAHHGVKVTIIFTPLNAARFNTVLEEAKASNLNIEFVSLRFPGPEAGLPEGCENMDALPSLNLSLKFYEATSMLQKPLEKWLEESKSLPNCIIADVGVPWTTEIGLKFKIPRLVFYTTSCFCQVCNHNISQSKVLEGVTSDSQTFLVPNMPDRIEFTKGQIPEGTRKSSDNTNALMNQFRVAKLSAEGLVVNTLEELEPRYVEEYRKVIKNIWCIGPLSLCNKAMSDKFARGNKTSIDESNCLSWLDSMKPNSVIYVCFGSLCELSASQLVELALGLESSNYPFIWVIKKGNYSEELEKWLVEEKFEEKTKGRGLIIRGWAPQVQILSHLAIGGFLTHCGWNSTLEGVSAGVPMITWPIFAEQFYNEKLLVQVLRIGVSVGAKASVDFGEEKDKVLVRSEDVKKAIEQLMDKGEEAEERIKRARKLGEIAKKSVEEGGSSYLNVKKLIQYISENKSVIR; translated from the coding sequence ATGGCGTCACAGTCACAAATTCCCCAGCTTCACTTCCTTCTTGTCCCTTTAATGTCCCAAAGCCATCTCATCCCTTTCACAGAAATGGCCAAACTACTTGCACACCATGGCGTAAAAGTTACCATTATCTTCACACCCCTCAATGCAGCTCGGTTCAACACAGTCCTTGAAGAAGCAAAAGCCTCAAACCTCAACATTGAATTCGTTTCACTTCGTTTTCCTGGCCCAGAAGCCGGATTGCCTGAAGGATGCGAAAACATGGACGCCCTCCCTTCTCTCAACTTATCACTAAAATTTTATGAAGCAACTAGCATGCTACAAAAGCCACTAGAAAAGTGGCTGGAAGAGTCAAAATCTTTGCCTAACTGCATTATTGCTGATGTAGGtgttccttggaccacagagATTGGCCTTAAGTTCAAGATTCCAAGGCTTGTCTTCTATACAACATCTTGCTTCTGTCAAGTATGTAATCACAACATATCTCAATCTAAGGTGCTTGAGGGAGTCACATCTGACTCACAGACATTTTTGGTGCCCAACATGCCAGATAGGATTGAATTCACTAAGGGCCAGATACCTGAAGGAACGAGAAAAAGTTCGGATAATACCAACGCTCTTATGAACCAATTTAGAGTGGCTAAGCTATCGGCAGAGGGGTTGGTGGTTAACACATTGGAAGAGTTAGAGCCAAGATACGTGGAAGAATACCGGAAAGTGATCAAGAATATTTGGTGCATAGGGCCGCTATCTTTATGTAACAAAGCGATGTCTGATAAGTTTGCAAGAGGAAACAAGACCTCTATTGATGAAAGCAATTGCTTGAGTTGGCTAGATTCAATGAAGCCCAACTCTGTCATTTATGTTTGCTTTGGAAGTCTTTGTGAACTGTCAGCTTCACAATTAGTGGAGCTTGCTTTGGGCTTAGAATCATCCAACTATCCATTCATTTGGGTTATTAAAAAGGGAAATTATTCAGAGGAATTAGAAAAATGGTtagttgaagaaaaatttgaagAGAAGACTAAAGGGAGAGGTCTTATAATTCGAGGATGGGCACCACAAGTTCAAATACTATCCCATTTAGCAATTGGAGGGTTCTTAACGCATTGTGGTTGGAATTCTACACTAGAAGGAGTAAGTGCAGGCGTGCCTATGATAACATGGCCTATATTTGCTGAGCAGTTCTACAATGAGAAGTTACTTGTCCAAGTGTTGAGGATTGGTGTGAGTGTAGGAGCTAAGGCTTCTGTGGACTTTGGGGAAGAGAAGGATAAGGTGTTGGTGAGGAGTGAGGATGTGAAGAAGGCAATAGAGCAACTGATGGATAAAGGAGAAGAAGCAGAAGAGAGAATAAAGAGAGCTAGAAAGCTTGGAGAAATCGCTAAGAAATCGGTTGAAGAAGGGGGATCTTCTTACTTGAATGTGAAGAAGTTGATCCAATATATATCAGAGAACAAGTCAGTCATCAGGTGA